In one Zobellia galactanivorans genomic region, the following are encoded:
- the thiL gene encoding thiamine-phosphate kinase: protein MLEDKNPQRTSLEKLGEFGLIDHLTKNFEIKHKSTLKGIGDDAAVFDHKQQTVLTTDFLIEGVHFDLSYMPLKHLGYKAVMVNLSDVYAMNAKATQITVSLAVSNRFPLEALEELYAGIALASKVYNVDLIGGDTTTSTSGMLISITAVGEAKKEEITYRSGAKPNDLLVVSGDLGAAYMGLQVLEREKEVFKVNPNNQPDLSPYSYIVERQLKPEARKDIAELLKQLDVLPTAMIDISDGLSSEILHLCKNSKVGCNLFEEKIPLDPTVITTCEEFNIDSTMVALSGGEDYELLFTIAQNDFDKIKGNPNLTVIGHMTEPSEGAHLVTRANTKIELTAQGWNSFKSND, encoded by the coding sequence ATGTTAGAAGATAAAAATCCACAACGTACATCTTTGGAGAAATTGGGTGAGTTCGGACTCATTGACCATTTGACCAAAAATTTCGAAATAAAACACAAATCGACCTTAAAAGGGATTGGCGACGATGCCGCGGTCTTTGACCATAAGCAGCAGACGGTATTGACCACCGACTTTTTAATTGAGGGCGTACATTTCGACCTTAGCTATATGCCCCTAAAACACTTGGGCTATAAAGCGGTAATGGTCAACCTTTCCGATGTATACGCCATGAACGCCAAGGCGACCCAAATTACGGTATCCTTAGCCGTTTCGAACCGCTTTCCGTTAGAGGCCCTTGAAGAACTCTATGCGGGTATCGCCCTGGCCTCCAAGGTATATAATGTAGACCTCATCGGAGGCGACACGACCACCTCAACTTCGGGCATGCTTATCAGTATTACGGCCGTAGGCGAGGCTAAAAAAGAGGAAATCACATACCGTAGCGGCGCAAAACCAAACGACCTTCTTGTGGTCAGTGGTGATTTGGGAGCGGCCTATATGGGACTGCAGGTTTTAGAGCGGGAAAAAGAAGTCTTTAAAGTGAACCCGAACAACCAACCTGACCTTTCCCCCTATTCGTACATAGTAGAACGTCAGCTTAAACCGGAAGCGCGAAAAGATATCGCCGAGCTATTGAAGCAACTCGATGTGCTACCGACGGCCATGATAGATATAAGTGACGGACTTTCTTCGGAAATTCTCCACCTCTGCAAAAACAGCAAGGTCGGGTGCAATCTGTTTGAAGAGAAAATTCCATTAGACCCTACCGTAATAACTACATGCGAAGAGTTTAATATAGATAGCACCATGGTCGCCCTTAGCGGAGGCGAAGACTATGAACTCTTATTTACCATTGCTCAAAACGATTTTGACAAGATCAAAGGAAACCCCAACCTGACCGTAATCGGACATATGACCGAACCCAGTGAGGGAGCACACCTGGTTACAAGGGCCAATACCAAAATAGAATTGACCGCCCAAGGCTGGAATTCGTTCAAATCAAACGATTAG
- a CDS encoding HesB/IscA family protein gives MIQVSETAKKKVIDLMTEGGFDASKDFVRVGVKSGGCSGLSYELDFDKEMGETDKVFEDNEVRIIVDKKSFLYLVGTTLEYSGGLNGKGFVFNNPNAQRTCGCGESFSL, from the coding sequence ATGATTCAAGTATCTGAGACAGCAAAAAAGAAAGTGATCGACTTGATGACCGAAGGAGGTTTTGATGCCTCTAAGGACTTTGTTCGCGTAGGCGTCAAGAGCGGGGGCTGTAGTGGCCTGTCGTATGAACTCGATTTCGACAAGGAAATGGGGGAGACCGACAAGGTTTTTGAAGATAACGAAGTACGTATTATCGTTGATAAAAAGAGTTTTCTCTATTTAGTGGGCACCACTTTGGAATATTCGGGCGGACTCAACGGAAAAGGCTTTGTCTTCAACAATCCGAACGCACAACGTACTTGCGGCTGTGGTGAGAGTTTTTCGTTATAG
- the sufB gene encoding Fe-S cluster assembly protein SufB, giving the protein MAYTEEELKKELETKEYEYGFYTDIDSDTFPKGLSEEIVIAISKKKEEPEWMTLWRLEAFKHWKEMVEPEWANVNYTKPDFQAISYYSAPNKKPKYDSLDEVDPELLDTFKKLGISVDEQKKLAGVAVDIVMDSVSVATTFKKTLAEKGIIFCSISEAIKEHPELVKKYIGSVVPQKDNFYAALNSAVFSDGSFCYIPKGVRCPMELSTYFRINQAGTGQFERTLVIADEGSYVSYLEGCTAPSRDENQLHAAVVELIALDGAEIKYSTVQNWFPGNKEGKGGVYNFVTKRGLCEKNAKISWTQVETGSAVTWKYPSCILKGDNSIGEFYSIAVTNNYQQADTGTKMIHLGKNTRSTIISKGISAGKSQNSYRGLVQVNSRAENARNFSQCDSLLMGNECGAHTFPYIEVKNKTAQIEHEATTSKIGEDQIFYCNQRGINTEKAIALIVNGFSKEVLNKLPMEFAVEAQKLLEISLEGSVG; this is encoded by the coding sequence ATGGCATATACAGAAGAAGAACTAAAAAAAGAACTTGAAACCAAGGAGTACGAGTACGGTTTCTATACGGATATCGATTCCGACACCTTTCCGAAAGGATTGAGTGAAGAAATCGTTATCGCCATTTCAAAAAAGAAGGAAGAGCCCGAATGGATGACGCTTTGGCGCTTGGAAGCTTTTAAACATTGGAAAGAAATGGTGGAGCCCGAATGGGCGAACGTCAATTATACGAAGCCCGACTTTCAGGCCATATCATACTATTCGGCCCCGAATAAAAAGCCCAAATACGATAGTTTGGACGAGGTGGATCCCGAATTGTTGGACACCTTTAAAAAATTAGGGATTTCGGTCGACGAACAAAAGAAGCTGGCAGGTGTTGCGGTGGATATCGTTATGGACTCCGTTTCAGTGGCCACTACCTTTAAAAAGACCTTGGCCGAAAAAGGGATAATTTTCTGTTCCATATCGGAGGCAATCAAAGAGCACCCCGAATTGGTCAAAAAATATATTGGTTCGGTAGTGCCTCAGAAAGATAATTTTTACGCCGCGTTGAACTCGGCCGTATTTTCAGATGGTTCTTTCTGTTATATTCCAAAAGGCGTACGTTGCCCTATGGAGCTATCTACCTATTTTAGGATCAACCAAGCGGGTACGGGCCAGTTCGAAAGAACCTTGGTCATAGCCGACGAAGGAAGTTATGTAAGTTACCTAGAAGGCTGTACGGCACCGTCAAGGGATGAAAATCAATTGCATGCCGCGGTCGTAGAGCTTATTGCACTAGATGGCGCCGAGATAAAATACTCAACGGTACAAAATTGGTTCCCTGGGAATAAGGAAGGAAAAGGGGGCGTTTACAACTTTGTGACCAAAAGGGGGCTATGCGAGAAAAACGCTAAGATTTCTTGGACACAGGTAGAAACCGGTTCCGCCGTTACTTGGAAATATCCTTCTTGTATATTGAAAGGCGATAACTCAATTGGGGAATTCTACTCCATTGCCGTTACCAATAATTATCAGCAAGCCGATACCGGTACCAAAATGATACACTTGGGTAAAAATACCCGTAGTACCATTATCTCCAAAGGTATATCGGCCGGAAAATCACAGAACAGTTATAGGGGGCTTGTACAAGTGAACAGCCGTGCGGAGAATGCGCGAAACTTTTCACAATGCGACTCGCTCTTAATGGGCAACGAATGTGGGGCGCATACCTTTCCCTATATCGAGGTGAAGAATAAGACCGCCCAAATAGAGCACGAGGCGACCACTAGTAAAATTGGCGAAGACCAGATTTTCTATTGTAACCAAAGGGGAATCAACACCGAAAAAGCCATAGCCTTGATCGTAAACGGGTTCAGTAAAGAAGTATTGAACAAGTTGCCTATGGAGTTTGCCGTAGAGGCCCAAAAATTGTTGGAAATTAGTTTAGAAGGCTCGGTAGGTTAA
- the sufC gene encoding Fe-S cluster assembly ATPase SufC, with product MLKIENLHARVEDKEILKGINLEVKAGEVHAIMGPNGSGKSTLASVIAGKEEFEVTEGSVMLEGEDLEETSPEERAHKGVFLSFQYPVEIPGVSVTNFMKTAINESRKAKGLADMPANEMLKMIREKSELLEIDRKFLSRSLNEGFSGGEKKRNEIFQMAMLEPKLAILDETDSGLDIDALRIVANGVNKLKSKDNAVIVITHYQRLLDYIVPDFVHVLHNGKIVKSGGKELALELEEKGYDWLKQETAV from the coding sequence ATGCTTAAAATAGAAAATTTACACGCCCGTGTAGAGGACAAAGAAATATTAAAGGGGATCAATCTTGAGGTGAAAGCCGGTGAGGTTCATGCCATAATGGGGCCTAATGGTTCCGGTAAAAGTACCTTGGCATCTGTTATTGCAGGTAAAGAGGAATTTGAGGTAACTGAAGGCAGCGTGATGTTGGAAGGTGAGGATTTGGAAGAAACTTCTCCTGAAGAGCGCGCCCATAAAGGGGTTTTCCTTTCTTTTCAGTATCCTGTTGAGATTCCAGGGGTTTCCGTTACCAACTTTATGAAAACCGCCATAAACGAATCTAGAAAGGCCAAAGGTCTTGCCGATATGCCCGCTAACGAGATGTTGAAGATGATACGTGAAAAATCGGAGCTTTTGGAAATTGACCGTAAGTTCTTGTCGCGCTCATTGAACGAAGGTTTTTCCGGAGGGGAAAAGAAAAGAAACGAGATATTTCAAATGGCTATGCTAGAGCCTAAATTGGCCATCTTGGATGAGACCGATTCAGGTTTGGATATCGATGCCCTTCGCATCGTGGCCAATGGGGTAAACAAGCTCAAGAGTAAAGACAATGCGGTAATAGTGATTACGCACTACCAGCGTTTGTTGGATTACATCGTTCCTGATTTTGTCCACGTACTGCACAATGGTAAAATTGTTAAGTCCGGAGGAAAGGAATTGGCATTGGAACTAGAAGAAAAAGGCTACGATTGGTTAAAGCAAGAGACCGCGGTTTAA
- the sufD gene encoding Fe-S cluster assembly protein SufD produces MDLKDKLISSFMAFENNVDIEHPVHDVRTEAMKNFERKGFPSKKEEAWKYTSLNSLQKIDFSIFPREENTLEYKNVKKYFLHEVDSYKIVFVDGIYSSYLSETTHDGVDICLMSAALTKPMYRPVIDVYFNKVASKDESLTSLNTAFSREGAYIYIPKNKMPKKPIEIIHFATGNEASLLLQPRNLVIAEENAEVQIIERHQSLTSNEVLTNSVTEIFAAKNAIVDYYKIQNDAPSASLIDNTYIDQKDKSVVKIHTFSFGGKLTRNNLNFYQNGEYIDSTMKGVTILGDKQHVDHHTLVHHIEPNCESHQDYKGIYGDSSTGVFNGKIIVDKIAQKTNAFQQNNNILVSDKATINTKPQLEIFADDVKCSHGCTIGQLDEDALFYLQSRGIPKKEARALLMYAFANNVLESVRIPELKARINKLIAKKLGVNLGFDL; encoded by the coding sequence ATGGATTTAAAAGACAAATTGATATCATCTTTTATGGCCTTCGAAAACAACGTAGATATCGAGCACCCCGTGCACGACGTTCGAACCGAGGCCATGAAGAATTTTGAACGCAAAGGCTTTCCCAGCAAAAAGGAGGAGGCATGGAAGTATACTTCCTTGAACAGTCTTCAAAAGATAGATTTCAGCATTTTTCCACGAGAAGAAAATACCCTTGAGTATAAAAACGTTAAAAAGTACTTTTTACACGAAGTCGATTCGTATAAAATTGTCTTTGTAGACGGTATTTACAGCTCTTATCTTTCTGAAACTACCCATGATGGGGTAGATATCTGCCTTATGAGCGCTGCCCTTACCAAGCCCATGTACAGGCCTGTCATTGATGTATATTTCAATAAAGTAGCCTCTAAAGACGAATCGCTCACAAGTTTGAACACGGCCTTCAGTAGGGAAGGGGCGTATATATACATCCCAAAAAACAAAATGCCTAAAAAGCCTATCGAAATTATTCATTTCGCTACAGGTAATGAGGCTTCCCTTTTGTTGCAGCCTAGAAACTTGGTCATTGCTGAAGAAAACGCCGAAGTTCAAATTATAGAACGTCACCAGAGTTTGACTTCCAATGAAGTTTTGACGAATTCGGTTACCGAGATCTTTGCGGCCAAAAACGCCATTGTCGATTATTATAAAATCCAGAACGATGCGCCTTCGGCTTCTTTGATAGACAACACCTATATCGATCAAAAAGACAAGAGCGTGGTAAAAATCCACACCTTTTCTTTTGGGGGCAAATTGACCCGTAATAACCTCAATTTCTATCAGAACGGCGAGTATATCGATTCTACCATGAAAGGGGTTACCATTTTGGGAGATAAGCAGCATGTTGACCACCACACCCTAGTGCATCATATAGAGCCCAATTGCGAAAGTCACCAAGATTATAAAGGTATTTATGGGGATAGTTCCACAGGGGTTTTTAACGGTAAGATCATCGTAGATAAGATTGCACAGAAAACCAATGCCTTTCAACAGAACAATAATATTTTGGTAAGCGATAAGGCAACTATCAATACCAAACCACAGTTGGAGATTTTTGCCGACGATGTAAAGTGCTCCCATGGTTGTACCATAGGGCAGTTAGATGAAGACGCTTTGTTCTACTTACAATCCCGTGGTATTCCTAAGAAAGAAGCACGAGCCTTGTTAATGTATGCCTTTGCCAATAATGTTTTGGAGAGTGTACGCATCCCTGAACTTAAAGCGCGAATCAATAAATTGATAGCCAAAAAGTTGGGGGTTAATCTTGGGTTTGACTTATAA
- a CDS encoding outer membrane beta-barrel protein, which translates to MKKIYFLSVLIFFLGASLFAQDYKWSVEANYPLSIGDELGNDAPGIIDLGIKYRFLDLSIVKIGAGINTGVFKENINDQVSPANMDFDETNWLIQPKIFAEFNIPVIKKLHPSIGLGYAIIESKYDGLVSGQPYENTVSSGGFNLNLGLSYDITDRFFLQAQYDYINDKDTYDYDGSNVGVDYNRGYLKFGVGFRF; encoded by the coding sequence ATGAAAAAAATCTACTTTTTATCTGTTTTAATTTTCTTTCTAGGAGCCAGTTTATTTGCTCAGGATTACAAATGGAGTGTGGAAGCAAATTATCCACTATCCATTGGAGATGAATTAGGAAATGATGCGCCAGGCATTATAGATCTTGGTATAAAATATCGATTTTTAGATTTAAGTATTGTAAAAATTGGTGCCGGTATTAATACAGGGGTTTTTAAAGAAAATATAAATGATCAAGTCAGTCCAGCTAATATGGATTTTGACGAAACTAATTGGTTAATACAGCCTAAAATTTTCGCTGAGTTCAACATACCGGTAATAAAAAAGCTTCACCCTAGTATTGGATTAGGATATGCTATTATTGAATCTAAGTACGATGGATTGGTTTCTGGTCAACCGTACGAAAATACTGTGTCATCAGGTGGGTTTAATTTGAACCTAGGACTTTCCTACGATATAACGGATAGGTTTTTTTTACAAGCTCAATATGATTATATCAATGATAAGGATACATATGATTATGATGGGTCTAACGTAGGAGTAGATTATAATCGGGGTTATTTAAAATTTGGAGTTGGTTTTAGGTTTTAA
- a CDS encoding aminotransferase class V-fold PLP-dependent enzyme: protein MLDITKIREDFPILKREVNGKPLVYLDNAATSQTPQQVIDVIVDYYHNYNANIHRGVHALSQEATDKYEVARQKIQKHFNARKSYEIIFTSGTTHSINIVANGFTTLLKKGDEILVSAMEHHSNIVPWQMLAERTGAVLRVIPMNMEGELLMEVYDELLSDMTKLVFCNHISNALGTINPIKEIIDKAHAVGAAVLIDGAQAAPHIKADMQQLDVDFYAASAHKMCGPTGVGMLYGKEEWLNKLPPYQGGGEMIAEVTFEKTTYADLPHKFEAGTPNICGGIAFGAALDYMNHIGFDEIAEYEHGLLEYATQELLKIEGLRIYGTAKDKTSVISFNIEGLHPYDIGSILDKLGVAVRTGHHCAQPIMDFYGIPGTVRASFCFYNTKDEVNTLVKAVARAKAMLE from the coding sequence ATGTTAGATATAACAAAAATAAGAGAAGATTTTCCCATTCTGAAAAGAGAAGTGAACGGAAAGCCTTTGGTATACTTAGACAATGCCGCTACATCTCAAACCCCACAACAGGTTATAGATGTTATAGTAGATTACTACCATAATTACAATGCCAACATACATCGGGGGGTACATGCGCTTTCGCAAGAAGCAACTGATAAGTATGAAGTAGCTAGACAGAAAATCCAAAAGCACTTCAATGCAAGGAAATCATACGAGATTATATTTACTTCAGGTACAACGCACAGTATTAACATCGTTGCCAATGGGTTTACCACCTTATTGAAAAAAGGTGATGAGATACTGGTGTCGGCTATGGAGCACCATTCTAATATCGTGCCATGGCAAATGTTGGCGGAAAGAACGGGTGCTGTTTTAAGGGTAATCCCGATGAATATGGAGGGTGAGTTGTTGATGGAGGTGTATGATGAATTACTTTCCGATATGACCAAACTGGTATTCTGTAACCATATTTCGAACGCATTGGGGACCATTAACCCTATCAAGGAAATTATAGATAAGGCACATGCGGTCGGCGCTGCTGTTTTAATCGATGGGGCACAAGCGGCTCCCCATATTAAAGCGGATATGCAACAACTGGATGTCGATTTTTACGCAGCTTCTGCCCACAAAATGTGCGGACCGACGGGTGTAGGTATGCTCTACGGAAAGGAAGAATGGCTAAATAAGTTACCACCCTATCAAGGAGGGGGGGAGATGATTGCCGAAGTAACCTTCGAGAAAACGACTTATGCTGATTTGCCACATAAGTTTGAGGCCGGAACGCCTAATATTTGCGGAGGTATCGCCTTTGGTGCCGCTCTCGATTACATGAACCATATCGGTTTTGACGAAATTGCCGAATACGAACACGGTCTGCTTGAATATGCTACCCAAGAACTTCTGAAGATAGAGGGACTTAGAATTTACGGAACGGCCAAAGACAAAACTTCGGTGATATCGTTTAATATTGAAGGGCTCCATCCCTATGATATCGGCTCTATTTTAGATAAACTGGGGGTTGCCGTGCGTACAGGCCACCATTGTGCCCAGCCTATAATGGATTTTTACGGGATTCCAGGCACGGTAAGGGCGAGTTTTTGTTTCTACAATACCAAGGATGAGGTAAATACTTTGGTCAAGGCTGTAGCACGCGCAAAAGCGATGTTGGAATAG
- a CDS encoding SufE family protein, whose product MQIKEIQDEIVDEFSMFDDWMQRYEYMIELGKSLPLIDEKYKTDDNIIKGCQSKVWVHAELDDDKLVFTADSDAIITKGIIAILIRAFSNQKPQDIIDANTDFIDEIGLKEHLSPTRANGLVSMIKQLKLYAVAYQTQLN is encoded by the coding sequence ATGCAGATAAAGGAAATACAAGACGAAATAGTAGACGAATTTTCAATGTTTGATGATTGGATGCAGCGCTACGAGTATATGATCGAGCTGGGCAAGAGCTTGCCGCTCATAGACGAGAAATATAAGACCGATGACAATATCATCAAAGGATGCCAGAGCAAAGTATGGGTACATGCGGAACTCGATGATGATAAATTGGTGTTCACCGCTGATAGCGACGCAATTATAACGAAAGGTATAATCGCTATTTTGATTCGGGCCTTTAGCAACCAAAAACCACAGGATATTATCGACGCCAATACCGATTTTATTGATGAAATCGGATTAAAAGAGCACCTTTCGCCTACCAGGGCCAATGGTCTGGTAAGCATGATAAAACAATTGAAATTGTATGCGGTGGCGTACCAAACCCAATTGAACTAG
- a CDS encoding SUF system Fe-S cluster assembly protein, whose protein sequence is MSEEIAVDSQELGEKIVTVLKTIYDPEIPVDIYELGLIYDVFVNEENEVKILMTLTSPNCPVAESLPAEVEEKVKSLDLVSDAEVEITFDPPWTQDLMSEEAKLELGLL, encoded by the coding sequence ATGAGCGAAGAAATAGCAGTAGATAGCCAAGAATTGGGCGAAAAAATAGTAACCGTACTTAAAACGATATACGACCCTGAAATTCCTGTTGATATATATGAACTAGGGTTGATTTACGATGTATTCGTGAACGAAGAAAATGAGGTTAAAATTCTAATGACCCTTACCTCACCCAACTGTCCGGTTGCGGAGTCACTGCCTGCCGAGGTCGAGGAGAAGGTGAAATCTTTGGATTTGGTAAGCGATGCCGAGGTAGAGATTACCTTTGATCCCCCATGGACCCAAGATCTGATGAGTGAAGAGGCTAAATTGGAACTAGGCTTATTATAA
- a CDS encoding DUF2480 family protein — protein sequence MSDEIINRVAESKLVTFNLEDYYVQGRRVLFDISNWLFEGLLLKEKDFRSRAAEHDWSQYQDAYVALHCSTDAIVPGWAYMLLATHLHPFAKKCVQGSLEDLETVLYTETLSNLEISEFKDKMVIIKGCSNKPVPSNAYLLATSKLQPVVKSLMYGEACSSVPLYKRK from the coding sequence ATGTCTGACGAAATCATCAATAGGGTAGCCGAAAGCAAATTGGTTACGTTTAACTTGGAAGATTATTATGTTCAGGGGAGGCGTGTGCTTTTTGATATTTCGAACTGGCTGTTTGAGGGACTTCTTTTGAAGGAAAAGGATTTTCGGTCCCGTGCGGCGGAGCATGATTGGTCTCAATATCAAGATGCCTATGTGGCCCTACATTGTTCTACCGATGCCATTGTGCCGGGTTGGGCTTATATGTTATTGGCTACACACCTACATCCCTTTGCCAAAAAGTGTGTTCAAGGCTCTTTAGAGGATTTGGAGACCGTTTTGTACACCGAAACCCTTTCCAATTTGGAAATTTCGGAGTTTAAAGATAAGATGGTAATCATCAAGGGGTGTAGCAATAAACCTGTTCCTTCAAATGCTTACCTTCTAGCAACAAGCAAGTTACAGCCTGTTGTTAAGTCCCTTATGTATGGCGAAGCCTGCTCTTCGGTACCTTTATATAAAAGAAAGTAG
- a CDS encoding DUF3078 domain-containing protein, with product MRKLLLSSMAILTFSFGFAQTVDELKAEQAAKKDSISAIQARVDALQGQIDAFPGWKIGAFGTIGANLSKFNNWYSQGTPNNSSGNIGVTVNAYANLDREKFFWKNSANVNLQWVKLDDKDNPADEEGFNGTTDVFNIVSLYGYKLNKNFAISALGEYRTSIINNFNDPGYLDFGVGATWTPIPDMVVVIHPLNYNFVFADNDAAYESSAGAKIVVDYTKKLGAINFKTNFSTFQSYKSGDLSNWTWINSFGYTLWKGIGVGFEFGLRNNKQEALGNALAAVPVPTPAPTFDNIDNDLQSYYLFGLNYSF from the coding sequence ATGAGAAAATTACTTCTATCATCTATGGCAATTCTGACATTTTCGTTCGGTTTTGCTCAAACAGTGGATGAATTAAAAGCGGAACAGGCCGCTAAAAAAGATTCTATCAGCGCCATACAGGCTAGGGTAGATGCCCTTCAAGGTCAAATCGATGCTTTTCCAGGATGGAAAATCGGTGCTTTTGGTACCATTGGAGCCAATCTTTCAAAATTCAACAATTGGTATTCGCAAGGAACACCGAACAACTCTTCTGGAAACATAGGGGTTACGGTAAACGCATATGCCAATTTAGATAGAGAGAAGTTCTTCTGGAAGAACTCTGCCAATGTTAACTTGCAGTGGGTAAAACTCGATGATAAGGATAACCCTGCAGACGAAGAAGGATTTAACGGAACTACCGATGTTTTTAACATTGTGTCCCTCTACGGGTATAAGTTGAACAAGAACTTTGCAATTTCTGCCTTAGGGGAATACAGAACGTCTATTATCAACAATTTCAATGACCCGGGTTACCTCGATTTTGGTGTTGGTGCTACATGGACTCCTATTCCTGATATGGTAGTGGTTATTCACCCATTGAACTACAACTTTGTCTTTGCCGATAACGATGCGGCTTACGAATCATCTGCGGGTGCTAAGATTGTTGTGGATTATACCAAAAAATTGGGTGCTATCAACTTTAAGACCAATTTCTCTACATTTCAAAGTTATAAGAGTGGAGACCTTTCAAACTGGACATGGATCAACTCTTTTGGTTACACACTTTGGAAAGGTATTGGTGTAGGTTTTGAATTCGGATTGAGAAACAATAAGCAAGAGGCTTTGGGTAATGCATTGGCCGCCGTTCCGGTTCCAACTCCTGCCCCGACTTTTGATAATATCGATAATGATTTGCAGAGTTACTACCTTTTCGGTCTTAACTATTCGTTCTAA
- the hflX gene encoding GTPase HflX gives MLEKKTIDHEKAVLIGIINREQSEGKVTEYLDELEFLTYTAGGEVVKRFVQRMDVPNPKTLIGTGKMEEVEAFVKANDIGSVIFDDELTPAQQRNIEKLLRCKIVDRTSLILDIFAQRAQTSYARTQVELAQYEYLLPRLTGLWTHLERQRGGIGMRGPGETEIETDRRIVRDRISLLKKKLLKIDRQMETQRGNRGALVRVALVGYTNVGKSTLMNVISKSDVFAENKLFATLDTTVRKVVIGNLPFLLSDTVGFIRKLPTQLVESFKSTLDEVREADLLLHVVDISHPQFEEHIESVNKILDEIDSADKNTIMVFNKIDLYKHAEIDEDDLVTERSERHFTIDEWKKTWMQRVGDKALFISALNKENLDEFRKRVYDEVRDIHVTRFPYNNFLYPEHLDEY, from the coding sequence ATGTTAGAAAAGAAGACCATAGATCACGAAAAGGCCGTATTAATCGGCATTATAAACCGCGAACAGAGCGAGGGCAAAGTTACCGAGTATCTCGACGAGCTTGAATTTTTAACCTATACCGCAGGTGGCGAGGTAGTTAAACGATTTGTGCAACGCATGGATGTTCCCAACCCCAAGACCCTAATAGGTACCGGTAAGATGGAAGAAGTGGAAGCCTTTGTCAAAGCGAACGATATTGGTTCGGTAATCTTTGATGATGAGCTTACCCCGGCCCAACAGCGAAATATAGAAAAGCTACTACGCTGCAAAATTGTGGACCGTACCAGCCTTATTCTCGATATTTTCGCCCAACGCGCTCAAACGAGCTATGCACGCACCCAAGTGGAGCTGGCCCAATACGAGTACTTATTGCCCCGTTTAACGGGACTTTGGACCCACTTGGAACGCCAACGTGGAGGTATCGGGATGCGCGGACCCGGTGAAACCGAAATTGAAACGGATAGACGTATCGTAAGGGACCGTATTTCTTTATTGAAGAAGAAGCTCCTAAAGATCGATCGACAAATGGAAACCCAACGCGGTAACCGTGGTGCTTTGGTACGTGTGGCACTCGTAGGATATACGAATGTGGGTAAATCTACCCTGATGAACGTTATCAGTAAGAGCGACGTATTTGCGGAAAATAAGCTTTTTGCCACATTAGATACCACAGTGCGCAAGGTTGTTATAGGCAATTTGCCGTTTTTACTCAGTGACACGGTCGGTTTTATCCGCAAACTCCCCACCCAACTTGTGGAAAGTTTTAAAAGTACCCTAGACGAAGTTCGCGAAGCGGATCTTTTGCTACATGTTGTCGATATCTCCCACCCACAGTTTGAAGAGCATATTGAATCGGTAAATAAAATATTGGACGAAATCGATAGTGCCGACAAGAATACTATCATGGTTTTTAACAAAATCGACCTCTACAAACATGCCGAAATAGATGAGGACGATTTGGTTACCGAACGCAGCGAAAGACATTTTACGATTGACGAGTGGAAAAAAACGTGGATGCAGCGTGTGGGCGACAAGGCCCTCTTTATATCGGCCCTGAACAAAGAAAACCTAGACGAGTTCAGAAAAAGGGTCTACGACGAAGTACGCGACATTCATGTGACGCGTTTTCCGTACAACAACTTTTTATACCCCGAACATTTAGACGAGTATTAG